The following are encoded in a window of Schistocerca nitens isolate TAMUIC-IGC-003100 chromosome 9, iqSchNite1.1, whole genome shotgun sequence genomic DNA:
- the LOC126204392 gene encoding foot protein 1 variant 2-like, with translation MAERPLASGPRAVPVPRSVELEPPDAASHAAWASAAVTRHFWDWMTAHPRDPGLLGHALPPCRSPWSLEPPDAASHAAWALAAFTRHFWDWMAAHPSDPGLLGHAPPPCRAPWSLEPPDAASHAAWASAAVTRHFWDWMTAHPPANDVKWQRDPGLLGHAPPPCRALWSLEPPDAASHAAWSSAAVTRHFWMTAHPRDPGLQVHAPPPCHASWSLEPPDAASHAAWASAAVTRHFWDWMTAHPRDPGLQGHAPPPCGAPWSLEPPDAASHAAWASAAVTRHFWDWMTAHPILFTCLTFPNQQTTLNGSATLGFWATRRPRAALRGAWSRLTPRDTPPNDVKWQRDHGLLGHAPPPCHASWSLEPPDAASHAASHATWASAAVTRHFWDWMTAHPILFACLTFPNQQTTLNGSATLGFWATRRPRAALRGAWSRLTPRHTPRGPRPPSLGTSGTG, from the exons atggcagagcGACCCttggcttctgggccacgcgccgtccccgtgccgcgctccgtggagctggagccgcctgacgccgcgtcacacgctgcgtgggcctcggccgccgtcactcggcacttctgggactggatgacagctcatcca cgcgaccctgggcttctgggccacgcgctgcCCCCGTGCCGGTCTCCATGGAGcttggagccgcctgacgccgcgtcacacgccgcgtgggccttgGCCGCcttcactcggcacttctgggactggatggcagcccatcca agcgaccctgggcttctgggccacgcgccgcccccgtgccgcgctccgtggagcctggagccgcctgacgccgcgtcacacgctgcgtgggcctcggccgccgtcactcggcacttctgggactggatgacagcccatcca ccagcaaacgacgttaaatggcagcgcgaccctgggcttctgggacacgcgccgcccccgtgccgcgctctgtggagcctggagccgcctgacgccgcgtcacacgccgcgtggtcctcggccgccgtcactcggcacttctggatgacagctcaccca cgcgaccctgggcttcaggtccacgcgccgcccccgtgccacgcttcgtggagcctggagccgcctgacgccgcgtcacacgccgcgtgggcctcggccgccgtcactcggcacttctgggactggatgacagctcatcca cgcgaccctgggcttcagggccacgcgccgcccccgtgcggCGCTCCGTGGAGCCtcgagccgcctgacgccgcgtcacacgccgcgtgggcctcggccgccgtcactcggcacttctgggactggatgacagctcatcca atcctgttcacgtgcctgaccttccctaaccagcaaacgacgttaaatggcagcgcgaccctgggcttctgggccacgcgccgcccccgtgccgcgctccgtggagcctggagccgcctgacgccgcgtgacacgccgc caaacgacgttaaatggcagcgcgaccatgGGCtactgggccacgcgccgcccccgtgccacgcttcgtggagcctggagccgcctgacgccgcgtcacacgccgcgtcacacgccacgtgggcctcggccgccgtaactcggcacttctgggactggatgacagctcatcca atcctgttcgcgtgcctgactttccctaaccagcaaacgacgttaaatggcagcgcgaccctgggcttctgggccacgcgccgcccccgtgccgcgctccgtggagcctggagccgcctgacgccgcgtcacactccgcgtgggcctcggccgccgtcactcggcacttctgggactggatga
- the LOC126204393 gene encoding foot protein 1 variant 1-like yields the protein MSIRAWSQILFACLTFPNQQTTLNGSATLGFWATRRPRAALRGAWSRLTPRHTQRGPRPPSLGTSGTANPVHAPPPCHASWSLEPPDAASHAAWASAAVTRHFWDWMTAHPRDPGLQGHAPPPCGAPWSLEPPDAASHAAWASAAVTRHFWDWMTAHPILFTCLTFPNQQTTLNGSATLGFWATRRPRAALRGAWSRLTPRDTPPNDVKWQRDHGLLGHAPPPCHASWSLEPPDAASHAASHATWASAAVTRHFWDWMTAHPILFACLTFPNQQTTLNGSATLGFWATRRPRAALRGAWSRLTPRHTPPNDVKWQSDPGLLGHALPPCRAPWSLEPPDAASHTAWASAAVTRHFWDWMTAHPRDPGLLGHAPPPCRALWSLEPPDAASHAAWSSAAVTRHFWMTAHPILFTCLTFPNQQTTLNGSATLGYCATRRPRATLRGAWSRLTPRHTPRHTPPNDFKWQRDPGLLGHAPPPCRALWSLEPPDAASHAAWASAAVTRHFWDWMTAHPILFACLAFPNHQTTLNGSATLGFWATRRPRAALRGAWSRLTPRHTLRGPRPPSLGTSGTG from the exons atgagtattcgcgcgtggtcgcagatcctgttcgcgtgcctgaccttccctaaccagcaaacgacgttaaatggcagcgcgaccctgggcttctgggccacgcgccgcccccgtgccgcgctccgtggagcctggagccgcctgacgccgcgtcacacgcagcgtgggcctcggccgccgtcactcggcacttctgggacagctaatcca gtccacgcgccgcccccgtgccacgcttcgtggagcctggagccgcctgacgccgcgtcacacgccgcgtgggcctcggccgccgtcactcggcacttctgggactggatgacagctcatcca cgcgaccctgggcttcagggccacgcgccgcccccgtgcggCGCTCCGTGGAGCCtcgagccgcctgacgccgcgtcacacgccgcgtgggcctcggccgccgtcactcggcacttctgggactggatgacagctcatcca atcctgttcacgtgcctgaccttccctaaccagcaaacgacgttaaatggcagcgcgaccctgggcttctgggccacgcgccgcccccgtgccgcgctccgtggagcctggagccgcctgacgccgcgtgacacgccgc caaacgacgttaaatggcagcgcgaccatgGGCtactgggccacgcgccgcccccgtgccacgcttcgtggagcctggagccgcctgacgccgcgtcacacgccgcgtcacacgccacgtgggcctcggccgccgtaactcggcacttctgggactggatgacagctcatcca atcctgttcgcgtgcctgactttccctaaccagcaaacgacgttaaatggcagcgcgaccctgggcttctgggccacgcgccgcccccgtgccgcgctccgtggagcctggagccgcctgacgccgcgtcacactccgc caaacgacgttaaatggcagagcgaccctgggcttctgggccacgcgctgcccccgtgccgcgctccgtggagcctggagccgcctgacgccgcgtcacacaccgcgtgggcctcggccgccgtcactcggcacttctgggactggatgacagcccatcca cgcgaccctgggcttctgggacacgcgccgcccccgtgccgcgctctgtggagcctggagccgcctgacgccgcgtcacacgccgcgtggtcctcggccgccgtcactcggcacttctggatgacagctcaccca atcctgttcacgtgcctgaccttccctaaccagcaaacgacgttaaatggcagcgcgaccctgggctactgcgccacgcgccgcccccgtgccacgcttcgtggagcctggagccgcctgacgccgcgtcacacgccgcgtcacacgccac caaacgacttTAAATGGCaacgcgaccctgggcttctgggccacgcgccgcccccgtgccgcgctttgtggagcctggagccgcctgacgccgcgtcacacgccgcgtgggcctcggccgccgtcactcggcacttctgggactggatgacagctcatcca atcctgttcgcgtgcctggccTTCCCTAACCaccaaacgacgttaaatggcagcgcgaccctgggcttctgggccacgcgccgcccccgtgccgcgctccgtggagcctggagccgcctgacgccgcgtcacacgctgcgtgggcctcggccgccgtcactcggcacttctgggactggatga